The proteins below are encoded in one region of Megalops cyprinoides isolate fMegCyp1 chromosome 14, fMegCyp1.pri, whole genome shotgun sequence:
- the zgc:162816 gene encoding D-threo-3-hydroxyaspartate dehydratase → MAGQSITDLPTPALTVDLEKVKQNARVMLEKFQKLGVQLRPHMKTHKTLECADIMTAGSRRCIVVSTLAEAVFYADRGFEDILYAYPLPFDKVERCAQLSERLTLFQVLLDNSAALEELRKRPLKGGKDWHVWLKLDCDNKRAGVPHSDPAALHLALAISQTEGVELTGVYAHCGNTYSCSGVEQIKAVAAATTTSTLQFMEKLKANGIHGVKSSIGSTPSCSHPVPDMALLSEVHPGNYIFYDVQQSLIGSCQLEDVAVRVLTRVIGHYPHRNQLLVDCGWTALSLDGGGRLPTGYALIEGHPDLKLLSMTQEHGRIEPVSGKLDYAKYPLGSLLSLIPYHACATAAMHPVYFVHSEGMVVDMWTPTRGW, encoded by the exons ATGGCGGGTCAGTCCATCACAGACCTCCCGACTCCTGCGCTCACTGTGGACCTTGAGAAGGTGAAGCAGAACGCGCGGGTGATGCTGGAGAAGTTTCAGAAGCTCGGGGTGCAGCTCCGACCTCACATGAAAACTCACAAAACTCT CGAGTGTGCGGACATCATGACCGCCGGCTCGCGGCGCTGCATTGTGGTGTCCACTTTGGCCGAGGCCGTCTTCTACGCTGACCGTGGGTTTGAAGACATCCTGTACGCCTACCCCCTGCCCTTCGACAAGGTGGAGCGCTGCGCTCAGCTTTCGGAACGCCTGACGCTCTTCCAGGTGTTGCTGGACAACAGCGCCgccctggaggagctgaggaagCGGCCGCTGAAAGGGGGCAAAGACTGGCACGTGTGGCTGAAACTCGACTGTGACAACAAGAGGG CGGGAGTCCCTCATTCTGACCCTGCCGCCCTGCACCTCGCCCTGGCCATCTCGCAGACTGAGGGGGTGGAGCTGACGGGGGTGTACGCCCACTGTGGAAACACCTACAGCTGCTCAGGGGTGGAGCAGATCAAAGCCGTTGCTGCAGcaaccaccacctccaccctgcAGTTCATGGAGAA GCTTAAGGCCAATGGCATTCATGGCGTCAAGTCCAGCATTGGCTCCACCCCTTCCTGCAGTCACCCAGTGCCAGATATGGCACTGCTAAGTGAAGTGCATCCTGGGAACTACATCTTCTATG ATGTGCAGCAGTCTCTGATCGGCTCCTGTCAGCTGGAGGATGTGGCTGTCAGGGTGTTGACCAGGGTCATAGGTCACTACCCTCACAGGAACCAGCTGCTGGTGGACTGTGGCTGGACCGCTCTGAGTCTGGACGGGGGGGGGCGCCTGCCAACGGGATACGCGCTGATCGAAGGCCACCCCGACCTCAA GCTGCTGTCCATGACTCAGGAGCACGGCAGGATCGAACCCGTCTCTGGCAAGCTGGACTACGCCAAGTACCCGCTCggctccctcctctccctcattccTTACCAT GCATGTGCCACGGCTGCCATGCACCCTGTCTATTTCGTCCACTCTGAGGGAATGGTCGTGGACATGTGGACACCCACCCGTGGCTGGTAA